One genomic region from Henningerozyma blattae CBS 6284 chromosome 2, complete genome encodes:
- the SMF3 gene encoding putative divalent metal ion transporter SMF3 (similar to Saccharomyces cerevisiae SMF3 (YLR034C); ancestral locus Anc_2.407) — MNGEPISFSTVQSQHPFAFATTWKGVFKKFLGFIGPGIMVSVAYMDPGNYSTSVSGGAQFKYQLLFSVFISNIFAVLLQCLCVKLGSVTGYDLAENCRRNLPLWMNYTLYFFAELAIIATDLAEVVGTAIALNILFNIPLTWGVILTVLDVLIILIFYKPESNSMKKVRYFELCVSLLVGATCFCFVLELCKISIPDKWELTRGFMPSSIIFKDQQALYISLGILGATVMPHSLYLGSSVVKPRLIEYDLKRYGEAQQRPSLNAINYSLKYAYAELIISLFLIATFVNSAILIVAGATLYGQPEAADADLLSIYNLLVHYISPAAGLVFALAMLCSGQSAGIICTVAGQIVSEGFIQWTLSPWATRLCTRLIAIIPCLFVTLTMGERGISDILNFSQVVLSLILPIVSAPLIYFTANRKLMTVNDIHGDFDPKSHTHRIRSNNYSSTNNSCNSITHSTDQLLIVEQESEDDSSIINETTPLNLMHRNSTDSSNGIINNSIVNFQNKHAVDFTNNSWLTYSAVIVWATIAGLNTYLVISFLFGADVHF; from the coding sequence atgAACGGTGAACCCATTTCCTTCTCTACTGTTCAATCACAACATCCTTTTGCCTTTGCCACCACATGGAAGGGTGTTTTCAAGAAGTTCTTAGGTTTTATAGGACCAGGGATTATGGTCTCGGTTGCATATATGGACCCAGGTAATTATTCCACATCAGTTTCAGGTGGTGCtcaatttaaatatcaaCTATTGTTTTCTGTTTTCATATCGAATATATTCGCAGTTCTATTACAATGTTTATGTGTGAAATTAGGTAGCGTGACAGGTTACGATTTGGCAGAAAATTGTAGAAGGAATTTACCTCTATGGATGAATTACACTCTATATTTCTTTGCAGAATTGGCCATTATTGCCACAGATCTCGCTGAGGTTGTGGGGACTGCCATTGCATTGAacattttattcaatattcCACTTACTTGGGGGGTTATCTTAACTGTTTTGGATGTTTTAatcattttaatattttataaaccAGAGTCAAATTCCATGAAAAAAGTCAGGTATTTTGAATTGTGTGTTAGTTTATTAGTTGGAGCTACATGTTTCTGCTTTGTCTTGGAGCTATGCAAGATTTCTATCCCAGATAAATGGGAGTTGACTCGTGGGTTTATGCCATCatccattattttcaaagatCAGCAAGCTTTATATATCTCTTTGGGTATTTTAGGTGCTACCGTTATGCCACattctttatatttggGTTCCTCTGTGGTGAAGCCAagattaattgaatatgatttaaaaagatATGGTGAAGCTCAACAAAGACCAAGTTTAAACGCTATCAATTATTCTTTGAAATATGCTTATGCtgaattaattatttcattatttctaattgCTACTTTTGTTAATTCTGCTATTTTGATTGTTGCCGGGGCTACTTTATATGGACAACCTGAAGCTGCAGATGcagatttattatcaatttacAATTTGTTGGTTCATTACATATCCCCAGCAGCAGGTTTAGTCTTTGCTCTGGCTATGTTATGTTCTGGTCAATCTGCTGGTATCATATGTACTGTAGCAGGTCAAATTGTCTCTGAAGGTTTTATCCAATGGACTTTATCACCTTGGGCTACCAGATTGTGTACTAGGTTGATTGCTATTATTCCATGTTTATTTGTTACTTTGACAATGGGTGAACGTGGTATTTCCGATATCTTAAATTTCTCACAAGTtgttttatcattaattttaccTATTGTTTCAGCAccattgatttattttacaGCCAATAGAAAATTAATGACTGTAAATGATATTCATGGAGATTTCGATCCAAAATCACATACTCATCGTATTAGATCCAATAATTATTCTTcaactaataatagttGCAATTCTATCACTCATTCTACTGATCAACTATTAATTGTAGAACAAGAAAGTGAAGACGATTCTTCTATAATCAATGAAACTACGCCATTGAATTTGATGCATCGCAATAGTACAGATAGTAGTAATGgtattatcaataatagCATTGttaatttccaaaataaGCACGCCGTTGACtttacaaataattcttggtTGACTTACAGTGCTGTTATTGTTTGGGCAACTATTGCAGGTTTGAATACCTATCTGGTAATATCGTTCTTGTTTGGTGCAGATGTTCATTTCTAA
- the DLT1 gene encoding Dlt1p (similar to Saccharomyces cerevisiae YMR126C; ancestral locus Anc_2.412): MIPLILYTDLRLILVWSWRGFLTFLYLLFIGFSIVLPIDSIVQATESSNDALNTFIVVGAIAFFLFFSIIILAGRAIYYRSCLKDIPRYYIPLTPNDLPHKPSRHLVLEKLEKSKKLSVIFKIPNLPVIHPGFEPPRRCDDPNYEKLFPEYLNYSVCIKNISDRLKYQGIFLNNVDPSVNLQDTISDLIRNKFILNSNDEVQIRNANDFIDLYEYLRYSGKEVERADFIKFVQLCIYFVDLTINKNDLLQRSTNNSDDLDDITTRNTVINQNPFSSELSFDINSFISEFNNPMFDLSTDLNTSRFNDDTNFNKPNIKSIDSHLGRSRSHTNSKNNHRGLHDSTLHLTSTINDADSESILILTSNSNSNGNSVYSSNPFNSNSSEQDIEEFRPGLLNRFPTQTSSQERVYQEDIFIQHPHSSHLAQQQYMPSQRQPLSSQQGGMEYPGNQMAQSHSVIPQGTDHSNSQTSLMEPPKIFLSSSRMPSLNIIDVVEDEEDSTDSDPISKIESY; the protein is encoded by the coding sequence atgattcCACTAATATTGTATACTGACCTAAGACTTATTCTAGTATGGTCTTGGAGAGGCTTCTTGACATTCCTttacttattatttattgggTTTTCCATAGTGTTACCAATAGATTCGATTGTGCAAGCTACTGAATCTTCAAATGATGCTTTGAATACCTTTATAGTAGTGGGTGCAATTGCTTTCTTTctgtttttttcaataatcaTCTTAGCAGGTAGGGCCATCTATTATAGAAGTTGTCTTAAGGATATACCAAGATATTATATACCATTAACACCAAATGATTTACCACATAAACCATCAAGACACTTGGTgcttgaaaaattagaaaaatcaaaaaagcTAAGTGTAATCTTCAAAATACCAAATTTACCAGTCATTCATCCAGGTTTTGAACCACCACGTCGTTGTGATGACccaaattatgaaaaattgtTCCCAGAATACTTAAATTATTCCGtttgtattaaaaatatatctgaTAGATTGAAATATCAAGGAATATTCCTAAATAATGTAGATCCTTCAGTTAACTTACAAGACACAATATCAGATcttattagaaataaattcatattaaattcaaacgACGAAGTTCAAATTAGGAATGCAAATGACTTTATAGAtttatatgaatatttacGCTATTCTGGTAAAGAAGTTGAAAGAGCtgatttcattaaatttgttcaattgtgtatttattttgttgattTGACCATTAATAAGAACGATTTATTGCAACGAAgtacaaataattcagaCGATTTAGATGATATTACAACTAGAAATACTGTAATTAATCAAAATCCTTTTAGTTCAGAATTGAGCTTTGATATTAACTCTTTTATTAGTGAGTTTAATAATCCGATGTTTGATTTATCAACTGACTTAAATACTTCAAgatttaatgatgataccaattttaataaaccCAATATTAAATCTATTGATAGTCATTTAGGCCGTTCACGTTCTCATACcaattccaaaaataatCACAGAGGTTTACATGATTCAACGTTACATCTAACTTCAACAATTAATGATGCTGACTCAgaatcaattttaatattaacttCAAATTCGAATTCCAATGGAAATTCTGTTTATTCTAGTAATCCATtcaattccaattcttctgaacaagatattgaagaatttagaCCAGGTTTGTTGAATAGATTCCCGACTCAAACAAGTTCCCAAGAGCGAGTATACCAAgaagatatatttatacaGCATCCACATAGTTCACATCTTGCTCAACAGCAGTACATGCCTTCACAACGGCAACCATTAAGTTCTCAACAGGGAGGAATGGAATACCCTGGTAACCAAATGGCGCAGAGTCATTCAGTTATACCACAAGGAACGGATCACTCGAATTCGCAAACTAGTTTAATGGAGCCACCTAAAATTTTCCTATCCTCTAGTAGGATGCCGAGcttaaatataatagatGTGGTTGaggatgaagaagattcGACAGATTCTGATCCAATATCGAAGATAGAAAGTTATTAG
- the TBLA0B09280 gene encoding uncharacterized protein (similar to Saccharomyces cerevisiae YLR031W and YMR124W; ancestral locus Anc_2.414), whose translation MISNNGGPMSAMQQRRNQLLNNDIGDIDVTQEPMINEFNDNNTNGRSPQSYRQQMPQQQQQFMQQQYMQQLQYMNQQQMNQPQRQQQMNYNSRKASPPKLEPQENRSNSLTSNSFSNFLKGKNNLHLNFGKKNHSGSSGSNQFSFLSSVTGSGGGGAGGDDGGKDDDEVIMDDNDIYTFGDIPGMRHRKDILGTSTDSTPIIPTILTKKDPNDTSHMSNTEYRKFLTNQRKMNYNNFSKQLQNNNKNNNSNNNMPPRAMSLQTNPQGQINGMNPFQQNMMMQQQQRGMYASNTVPNSSMTSPTHPTFNDPNMNMNGNDIRTMSLQNGNRPIFNNNGAMNSRNSFQNNMNMNNPRTTSIQNVPRPNMNNMPNNQTPNGNGPRTMSLQNSQRPKPMQMMVQSGSTNNIPTISHLQQERDANNYTPDSSQSNNLRNGMNNNNNNSLLSRSDLDHLNNIQPNSAPSSTSSLGIKSNSTHMHNNSDTTNNIEDISHSHENSILHNINNDDSKSNNSSSLNTDNSMLSNEKGKLNVLKLSEPQQQEEIKEKELLLAKREKEILEKEKLMQQKELEVQKDIIKQQRELLEKQMEINNQNMKNMELNQQASRDLSPREPTRPSIRSSMVSYVSDTSDSSQPKKSGMYMLENSTDLNAFSTAQEFQPTTQNGTGRKQSQDVSHPPDISSLASQSTFGTVRNQEEDLTNTRTISAQRNSISSTNSRTPSTDSIVKLSDRSFSQSKEDFKSTSSPLGNKPVSTKFADNLRIAKVPSRKREDENADDDDGAFQYKLSNLKDESNAQSPKKDIQKRLSACEKAQGRRRSELLLAENTIHEEKEEAIKAQNIEIGVNHSEDDFSFDNTLQKTYIPSFANDGNISPISSFKTITISAEQFHILEENKTLMNEIKLLSTELAESVRRETYMEEKFEMLSSTKGFKITDVKSEFSIVDFENELKKKSSKIVELIQQLNTERMKRFVAEEQVLLQENGCKPASITLVNEINRLKREIQAKDEAIRQLTSNKQ comes from the coding sequence atgatatCCAACAATGGAGGTCCTATGTCTGCCATGCAACAACGAagaaatcaattattaaataatgacaTTGGTGATATAGATGTTACTCAAGAACCAATGATTAATGAATTCAAcgataataatacaaatggCCGCTCACCTCAATCATATCGACAACAAATGCcccaacaacaacaacagttTATGCAACAACAGTATATGCAACAACTACAATATATGAATCAGCAACAGATGAACCAGCCCCAAAGGCAACAACAAATGAATTATAACTCTAGAAAAGCATCTCCTCCAAAACTAGAGCCACAAGAAAATAGATCTAACTCATTAACTAGTAATTCATTctctaattttttgaaaggtaaaaataacttacatttgaattttggtAAGAAAAACCATTCTGGATCTTCAGGTTCTAATCAATTTTCCTTCTTATCAAGTGTAACTGGCAGTGGAGGAGGAGGTGCGGGAGGAGATGATGGTGGgaaagatgatgatgaagtaATAATGGATGATAATGACATTTACACTTTTGGTGATATTCCAGGAATGCGTCATAGAAAAGATATCTTGGGGACTTCTACCGATTCCACACCTATTATCCCAACTATCTTAACGAAAAAAGATCCAAATGATACTTCACATATGTCAAATACTGAATATAGAAAATTTCTAACAAACCAAAGGAAGatgaattataataatttttcgaAACaacttcaaaataataacaaaaacaacaatagtaataataatatgccCCCAAGAGCCATGTCTCTACAAACAAATCCTCAAGGCCAAATAAACGGTATGAATCCTTTCCAACAAAATATGATGatgcaacaacaacaaagaGGTATGTACGCTAGTAATACTGTTCCAAACTCGTCTATGACTAGTCCAACACACCCAACTTTTAACGATCCTAACATGAATATGAATGGTAACGATATAAGAACTATGTCGTTACAAAATGGTAACAGAccaatctttaataataatggagCTATGAACAGTAGAAATAGtttccaaaataatatgaatatgaataatcCAAGAACTACTTCCATACAAAATGTGCCAAGACccaatatgaataatatgCCTAATAATCAAACTCCAAATGGAAATGGACCTAGAACGATGTCATTGCAAAACTCTCAAAGACCAAAGCCCATGCAAATGATGGTACAATCTGGttcaactaataatattcctaCGATTTCACACTTACAGCAAGAAAGAGATGCAAACAATTATACCCCTGATAGTTCACAATCTAATAATCTAAGAAATGgaatgaataataataataataattctttattaagCCGATCTGATTTGGATCActtgaataatattcaacCAAATAGCGCTCCTTCTTCAACTTCTTCCTTGGGTAtcaaatcaaattcaaCCCATATGCATAATAATTCAGATACAACTAATAACATAGAAGATATAAGCCATTCTCACGAAAACTCAATTTTACacaatataaataatgatgactctaaatctaataatagttCCTCCTTAAACACTGACAACTCCATGCTTTCAAATGAAAAGGGTAAGCTGAATGTGTTAAAATTATCTGAACCACAGCaacaagaagaaataaaGGAGAAAGAACTTCTATTAGCTAAgagagaaaaagaaattttagaaaaggaaaaactGATGCAACAAAAGGAATTAGAAGTTCAAAAAGATATCATAAAACAGCAAAGAGAATTACTCGAAAAGCAAAtggaaattaataatcaaaatatgaaGAATATGGAATTGAACCAGCAGGCTTCCAGAGATTTATCACCAAGAGAGCCTACTAGGCCAAGCATCAGATCTTCAATGGTGTCTTATGTTTCTGATACTAGTGATTCTTCTCAACCAAAAAAATCAGGCATGTATATGCTAGAAAATTCAACAGATCTCAATGCATTCTCAACTGCACAAGAATTTCAACCAACTACTCAAAATGGAACTGGAAGAAAACAATCTCAAGACGTAAGCCATCCACCCGACATAAGCTCTCTAGCTTCACAATCAACTTTTGGTACAGTTAGAAATCAAGAGGAAGATTTAACAAACACAAGAACTATATCGGCACAGAGAAATAGTATCAGCAGCACCAATAGCCGTACTCCATCTACTGATTCAATTGTTAAATTATCGGATAGATCATTCTCCCAATCAAAAGAAGATTTTAAGAGTACCTCTTCGCCATTGGGAAATAAACCTGTATCCACGAAATTTGCTGATAATCTTAGAATAGCGAAAGTCCCTAGCAGAAAAAGAGAGGATGAAAATGCTGATGACGATGATGGTGCATTCcaatataaattatctaaCTTAAAAGATGAAAGTAATGCTCAATCaccaaaaaaagatattcaaaaaagGCTATCTGCCTGTGAAAAAGCCCAGGGTAGAAGGAGAAGTGAATTATTGCTGGCCGAAAATACTATTcatgaagaaaaagaagaagccATTAAGGctcaaaatattgaaatagGTGTCAATCATTCGGAAGATGATTTTAGTTTTGACAATACTCTTCAAAAAACCTATATACCAAGCTTTGCTAATGACGGAAATATTTCACCAATTAGTTCATTCAAAACAATCACTATTAGTGCTGAACAGTTCCACATACTTGAAGAGAACAAAACATTGatgaatgaaattaaattattatcaactGAGTTAGCAGAATCTGTTAGGAGAGAAACTTATAtggaagaaaaatttgaaatgcTTTCATCAACTAAGGGATTTAAAATAACTGATGTTAAATCtgaattttcaattgttgattttgaaaatgaacttaaaaaaaaatcttcaaaaataGTCGAATTAattcaacaattaaatacAGAAAGAATGAAAAGATTTGTCGCTGAAGAACAGGTTTTGCTTCAAGAAAATGGATGCAAGCCAGCTTCAATCACTTTAGTCAATGAAATAAACCGTTTAAAGAGAGAAATACAGGCCAAAGACGAGGCAATTAGACAACTTAcatcaaataaacaataa
- the NCW1 gene encoding Ncw1p (similar to Saccharomyces cerevisiae YMR122W-A; ancestral locus Anc_2.416) produces the protein MDSLSLSIDIPNLPRPVVIAQSNSTLLVKNNPNTPNSTDIISNPLNMTASTMSNLVSAGAVAASSVTGKAASTMSNLVSTGNVAASSVTSKGASTISNLVSNGNVAASSVNAKAGNATTTSKNAAAAGMVANPISWKYGVAIGIAMIGSLIFGAEL, from the coding sequence ATGGATTCCTTAAGTTTAAGTATAGATATTCCAAACTTACCACGTCCAGTCGTGATCGCTCAAAGTAACAGTACTTTGCTAGTCAAAAACAATCCAAACACACCCAATTCCACTGATATAATATCAAACCCACTCAATATGACTGCTTCTACTATGTCCAACTTAGTTTCCGCTGGTGCCGTTGCTGCCTCTTCCGTCACTGGTAAAGCCGCTTCTACCATGTCCAACTTAGTCTCTACTGGTAATGTTGCTGCTTCTTCTGTCACTTCCAAGGGTGCTTCCACTATATCTAACTTAGTTTCTAACGGTAACGTTGCTGCCTCATCTGTCAATGCCAAGGCTGGTAATGCCACCACCACTTCTAAGAACGCTGCCGCCGCTGGTATGGTTGCTAACCCAATCTCTTGGAAATACGGTGTTGCCATCGGTATTGCTATGATCGGTTCTTTGATCTTCGGTGCtgaattataa
- the RPL15B gene encoding 60S ribosomal protein eL15 (similar to Saccharomyces cerevisiae RPL15A (YLR029C) and RPL15B (YMR121C); ancestral locus Anc_2.417), whose product MGAYKYLEELQRKKQSDVLRFLQRIRVWEYRQKNVIHRAPRPSRPDKARRLGYKAKQGFVIYRVRVRRGNRKRPVPKGATYGKPTNEGVNELKYQRALKATAEERVGRRAANLRVLNSYWVNQDSTYKYFEVILVDPSHKAIRRDARYNWICNPVHKHREARGLTATGKKSRGLNKGHKFHNTQAGRRKTWKRQNTLSLWRYRK is encoded by the coding sequence ATGGGTGCTTACAAGTATTTGGAAGAATTACAAAGAAAGAAACAATCTGATGTTTTAAGATTCTTGCAAAGAATCAGAGTTTGGGAATACAGACAAAAGAATGTTATCCACAGAGCTCCTAGACCATCTAGACCAGACAAGGCTAGAAGATTGGGTTACAAGGCCAAGCAAGGTTTCGTTATCTACAGAGTCAGAGTTAGAAGAGGTAACAGAAAGAGACCTGTTCCAAAGGGTGCCACTTATGGTAAGCCAACTAACGAAGGTGTTAATGAATTGAAGTACCAAAGAGCTTTGAAGGCTACTGCCGAAGAAAGAGTTGGCAGAAGAGCTGCTAACTTGAGAGTCTTGAACTCTTACTGGGTTAACCAAGATTCTACCTACAAGTACTTTGAAGTTATCTTAGTCGACCCATCCCACAAGGCTATCAGAAGAGATGCTAGATACAACTGGATCTGTAACCCAGTTCACAAGCACCGTGAAGCTAGAGGTTTGACTGCCACTGGTAAGAAGTCTAGAGGTTTGAACAAGGGTCACAAGTTCCACAACACTCAAGCCGGTAGAAGAAAGACCTGGAAGAGACAAAACACTTTGTCCTTATGGAGATACAGAAAATAA